TTTATCAAGATCATTTCTAAAATGATAATGTGTAAAGAATACTAATAAAATAAATCCAGCTATTAAATCTGAAATCAAAAATGTTCCCCACTTAACACTAACATAAGCAAAAATGGCTACGAAAACGAAGAAAACAAAATATCCAATCATATTGATTTTAATTTTTTTGTTTAAAAAGATTATTTAATCAAAAACCCCATTCGAATCGAGCCATAAAAATATCCTGCATTGGTATTGATTCCTGGATCATTTAGTTCTCTTCCACGGTAAAGAAAAGAATAGGAGATATTAAAATTGTTGTGTCGGTATTTTAAGCCAGCTTCAGCATTAAAACGAAGCGGATTCAAATCAAATGTAATCGGACTGGTGTCATTAAACATACTGCCTTCTATCGTGGCATCATAAAACTGATAATTGACACTTGGCATGGCATAAAAGTAGAACTCTCTAATATCCGTCTGAACCTGTGAGTTTACAGAAGCATGATACATATTAGAATCATAAATTGGAAGCAGTTTTTTAAATCCAATTCTCGCCATAAAACCAGTTGAAAGTCCTGTAAAAATAGTTCCTAAATTGGCTTCGGAATGAAAGTGCAAATCGACAAAATCATTGTGTTTGGAAGGGAACATTTTTTTAGAATACATTACATGCGCCTGGACAGCAAAAGCATTATGCAATTGATTTTCCCAGCCGTACACTTTTTTGTATCCAATAATTTTATGAAATCCAACCTGAGTTTCTTCTCCCAAAGCATTTGGCCCCATAAATCCTAACTGGAAATTAGTTTTTAAAACTGACTCGCTTTGATAAAAGAAGCTTCTGCCGGCTTCTGCAAAAAGATAAGCCGTAAAAGGACGATCGTTTATATCGATTGCTGTTTCATTAATAAATCTCGGATTATAGATATACTGTCCAACACGGAATTCTGTGACTTTCTTATTGATCTTTTCATTATCATTTTTTGATAAAAACCGATAAAAAAGTTCCAATCCGTTGGTATAATACATATCGTTTTTAGACGAAGTGTATAAATCATTGTCTGATATAAAACCTATTTCAGAAGTTTTTCCTTGTCCAAAAGTCAACGTTACGTTTAAGATCAGAAAAGCAAAAAGAGCTTTTTTACTTTTTCTCATCTCCTTTATAATTGATTTTTCCAACGTATCGCATTTCGCGGACAATTCGTTCTTTTCTTCTGTTAATATAGCTTGAAGAACCTGTAGCTTTAAATTTTCTCGGATTTGGAAGAATTGCTGCAATTCCCGCCGCCTGCATTGGCGTTAAACTAGAAGCATCTCGGCGGTACCAGTGTTCTGTTGCGGCATAAGCTCCGTAAACTCCGTCTCCCATTTCAATACTGTTTAGGTAAACTTCCATGATGCGTTCTTTACCCCAAATTAGTTCAATCAAAACAGTAAAATAAGCTTCGAGACCTTTACGGAAATAACTTTTACCCTGCCATAAAAAGACATTCTTAGCGGTTTGTTGTGAGATTGTACTTCCTCCACGAATTCGGCGTCCGCGTTCGTTGCTTTTATAGGCTTTTTGAAGCGCTTTAAAATCGAAACCGTTGTGTGTTAAAAAAGTGGCATCTTCGCTGGCAATAACTGCTTTTTGCAGATTCATGGAAATTTTTTCAATCGGTTCCCAGTCGTGATCAAAGTAAACCTCTTTTCCTGCCCATTTATTTTCGATAGCACGAATAAGCATTAATGGCGTAAACGGAACTGGAACATATTTAAAAAAGATAACCGACCCAATGGATATTCCAAAAAACCATAAAGCAGCTTTTATAAAAAACCATTTTATTCTTTCGCCCCAAGAACGATTTCCTTTTTTAGGAGCCGTTTTAGGTTTAGGTTTACTTGCGGTTGTTGTTTTTTTAATTGGTCTTTTGGTTACTCCCATTATATTAAATCTGCTAATTCTGTTCCTATTAAACTGCCTACTGCCACTCCCATTCCGCCCAAACGCACTCCACAAAACACGTTTTCAGACAGTTGAGTTACAACAGGATTTTTACTATTTCCGATTCCCATAATGCCACTCCAACGGTGCGCAATCTGAAAATCCTGATTCGGTAAAATTACATTTTTCAGTAAATCTTCCAATTTATTTTGGATAATTTTCGTGTTACCAAATTCGGTTGTAGTTTCACCTTCAAAATCCAGGTTTCTCCCTCCTCCTAATAAAATTCTATCGTTTATATTTCTAAAATAATAATAGCCTTTATCTAAATGAAACGTTCCTTTTATGTCTAAATTATGAATCGGTTCTGTAATTAAAACCTGTGCTCGGGCTGGTTTAACTGCTCCATTTGTGAGAGATCCGGCAAAACCATTTGTAGCAAAAAGCAGTTTTTGGGTTTTAAAACTAAAATCATTTAGAACTACTTCAGCATGATTTCCTGCATCTGCGTAAGAGGTTACGGTTTGCTGATTGAGAATTAAAATATTCTCTGAAACTGCTTGTCTTAGTAATTCCTGCATCATATTTCCGGTATCAATTTGTGCTTCAAACGGATTAAAAATTAAATAATCCTGAACATTTCCAAATCCAAATCGGTCTGTTTCTTTGGTAAAAACATCTGTTTTAAAAAGTGGTTTTAAGATTTCGTTGATAAACGGCATTCTCGAAATACATTCATTAAACCCGAATTCATCTTCTTTCAAAAACAATTCATAGCCACCATGAGGTTTAAAATCTATTGCCGAATCTCCAAGTTTTTTTCGAAGCAACTGCAAACCTTTCCATCGTTTTTCAATCAGAGTTACAACATCATCTTCTGAATGTGTTTTTAAATCTTCTAAAATTTCCGAAAGACTCCCGAAACAGGCAAAACCAGCATTTTTGGTACTCGCACCTTGCGGTAACATGCCTCTTTCCAAAACCAGAATTTTGGCTGCTGGAAATCTTTCGCGTAAGCGCAAAGCAGTATGCAGACCAACAATGCCACTTCCTACGATAGTGTAATCTACATTCGTGAACCAGTTTTTTAATTCCCAATAACTTAATTCCATTTTTAGAGTTTTTTATAAAAATAATGATTTTTTTTCCGCCACGAATTCACGGATTATATTTTGATAATCTTTGTGAATAAAAATTTGTGAATTCGTGGCGAAAAAAAATATCGCAGGTAAGTTTAGAATTTTAACAATAATTGAAATTTGAAATTTAACTAATTGGATTTTAAATGTTGTATTTTTAGCACCACAAAAAATAGAATAATTGATTATGAAAAAAGTAGTATTAACAACCTTAATAATGATGAGTTTAAATGCTATCGGACAGAATATGATGTCGCCGGAATTGTTATGGAAATTAGGAAGAGTGACACCTCTTGGCATTTCTAAAGATGCAAAAAATGTTGTTTTTAAAGTTTCTACGCCTTCTGTAGAAGAAAATAAATCGTCTTCAAAATTGTATACGATTCCTGTAACTGGAGGAAATGCAGTTGAAATTAAAGACACTAAAGACATCTTAACAGACAAAAACATTTCTCCTGACGGAAAATATGTTGTTTATAACGAAGAAGTAAAAATCGACAAAGTTTTAGGTAAAGATTTTTATCCAAACCTGACAAAATCGGATGCGCAAATCTACGACGGATTAGATTACCGTCATTGGGATACCTGGAACGAAGGGAAATTCAACCATGTTTTTTATAAAGAAAATAAAGACGGCGCAAAAGGAATCGATATCTTAAAAGGCGAAACTTTTGATTCTCCGCAAAAACCTTTCGGTGGTGACGAAGATTATATCTGGTCGCCAGACAGCAAAAGCATTTTGTACGTTTGCAAGAAAAAAGCAGGAACGGCTTATGCTATTTCTACCAATACCGATATTTATGAGTACAATCTGGAAACTCAAAAAACGGTTAATAAAACAGATGGTAATTTAGGTTACGATACAGCGCCACAATTTTCTCCAACAGGAAATTTAACTTGGTTGCAAATGAAACGTGACG
This portion of the Flavobacterium panacagri genome encodes:
- a CDS encoding lipid A deacylase LpxR family protein — protein: MRKSKKALFAFLILNVTLTFGQGKTSEIGFISDNDLYTSSKNDMYYTNGLELFYRFLSKNDNEKINKKVTEFRVGQYIYNPRFINETAIDINDRPFTAYLFAEAGRSFFYQSESVLKTNFQLGFMGPNALGEETQVGFHKIIGYKKVYGWENQLHNAFAVQAHVMYSKKMFPSKHNDFVDLHFHSEANLGTIFTGLSTGFMARIGFKKLLPIYDSNMYHASVNSQVQTDIREFYFYAMPSVNYQFYDATIEGSMFNDTSPITFDLNPLRFNAEAGLKYRHNNFNISYSFLYRGRELNDPGINTNAGYFYGSIRMGFLIK
- the mtgA gene encoding monofunctional biosynthetic peptidoglycan transglycosylase, with translation MGVTKRPIKKTTTASKPKPKTAPKKGNRSWGERIKWFFIKAALWFFGISIGSVIFFKYVPVPFTPLMLIRAIENKWAGKEVYFDHDWEPIEKISMNLQKAVIASEDATFLTHNGFDFKALQKAYKSNERGRRIRGGSTISQQTAKNVFLWQGKSYFRKGLEAYFTVLIELIWGKERIMEVYLNSIEMGDGVYGAYAATEHWYRRDASSLTPMQAAGIAAILPNPRKFKATGSSSYINRRKERIVREMRYVGKINYKGDEKK
- a CDS encoding NAD(P)/FAD-dependent oxidoreductase, which translates into the protein MELSYWELKNWFTNVDYTIVGSGIVGLHTALRLRERFPAAKILVLERGMLPQGASTKNAGFACFGSLSEILEDLKTHSEDDVVTLIEKRWKGLQLLRKKLGDSAIDFKPHGGYELFLKEDEFGFNECISRMPFINEILKPLFKTDVFTKETDRFGFGNVQDYLIFNPFEAQIDTGNMMQELLRQAVSENILILNQQTVTSYADAGNHAEVVLNDFSFKTQKLLFATNGFAGSLTNGAVKPARAQVLITEPIHNLDIKGTFHLDKGYYYFRNINDRILLGGGRNLDFEGETTTEFGNTKIIQNKLEDLLKNVILPNQDFQIAHRWSGIMGIGNSKNPVVTQLSENVFCGVRLGGMGVAVGSLIGTELADLI